In a genomic window of Halomonas denitrificans:
- the asd gene encoding archaetidylserine decarboxylase (Phosphatidylserine decarboxylase is synthesized as a single chain precursor. Generation of the pyruvoyl active site from a Ser is coupled to cleavage of a Gly-Ser bond between the larger (beta) and smaller (alpha chains). It is an integral membrane protein.): MADRVSAAGRAGVALQHLLPQHALTALAHRISVSRAGWVRKPLMAGFQRVFDVDLEEAEVPAEGFGSFDDFFTRALKPGVRPIADADLVSPCDGTLSQSGRIDDGRILQAKGRIFTVRELLTDKDAATPFAGGRFATIYLAPYDYHRVHMPASARLQSEIRVPGRLFSVSDTTSRSIDRLYARNERMVALFDTDFGPMAVVMVAAMLVAGIETVWDAGGPHRPGRRVSRRDFDAPVALAAGDELGRFHWGSTVVLLTGPDAPDWSDALRPGRRMRLGEALTERSGRNSNDSPSSE, translated from the coding sequence GTGGCTGACCGCGTATCTGCCGCCGGCCGGGCCGGTGTCGCGCTGCAGCACCTGCTGCCCCAGCACGCGCTGACCGCACTCGCCCATCGGATCTCCGTGTCCCGCGCCGGCTGGGTGCGCAAGCCCCTGATGGCGGGCTTCCAGCGCGTGTTCGACGTCGACCTGGAGGAAGCCGAGGTGCCGGCCGAGGGGTTCGGCAGCTTCGATGACTTCTTTACCCGTGCGCTGAAGCCCGGCGTTCGCCCGATCGCGGACGCTGACCTGGTCAGCCCCTGCGACGGCACGCTGAGCCAGAGCGGGCGGATCGACGACGGACGGATCCTGCAGGCCAAGGGCCGCATCTTCACGGTCCGGGAACTGCTGACCGACAAAGACGCGGCGACCCCCTTCGCGGGCGGGCGCTTCGCGACGATCTACCTGGCCCCCTACGACTACCATCGCGTGCACATGCCCGCCAGCGCACGGCTGCAGAGCGAAATCCGCGTTCCCGGCCGCCTGTTCAGCGTATCGGACACGACCAGCCGCAGCATCGATCGCCTCTATGCCCGCAACGAGCGCATGGTCGCCCTCTTCGACACCGACTTCGGGCCGATGGCCGTGGTCATGGTCGCCGCGATGCTGGTCGCGGGTATCGAGACGGTCTGGGATGCAGGCGGGCCGCACCGCCCCGGACGCCGGGTCTCGCGCCGCGACTTCGACGCCCCGGTCGCGCTGGCGGCCGGCGACGAACTCGGGCGCTTCCACTGGGGCTCGACCGTGGTCCTGCTGACCGGCCCCGACGCGCCGGACTGGTCCGACGCGCTCCGGCCGGGCCGTCGCATGCGGCTCGGCGAAGCGCTGACGGAACGCAGCGGACGGAACTCCAACGACTCTCCATCGTCCGAGTGA
- a CDS encoding SCO family protein, translated as MRSPTPRTPAKPVPLPARPALPERASGRVLWTVLVALVAVLAGVIVARPMFSPAPEYRAASLYPQARPIEPFALQDGNGRPFTEADLQGRLSLVFFGFTNCPDVCPDTLGQLATAVERLELMRVEKLPQVVFVSVDPERDGGQTMRDYVEWFDEDFRAVTGDDEALDTVTRQLGALYIRQAPDDSGFYSVDHSGMVVIVDGEGRMIGRFAQPIDTEAMIADLFELVRRSG; from the coding sequence ATGCGATCACCAACGCCCCGTACCCCAGCGAAGCCCGTCCCGCTGCCCGCTCGGCCTGCCCTTCCGGAGCGCGCCTCGGGACGGGTCCTGTGGACGGTCCTGGTCGCGCTCGTCGCCGTGCTGGCGGGCGTGATCGTGGCCCGCCCGATGTTCTCGCCCGCGCCCGAGTATCGCGCCGCGTCGCTGTACCCGCAGGCGCGGCCGATCGAGCCCTTCGCACTGCAGGACGGCAACGGCCGACCGTTCACCGAAGCCGACCTGCAGGGCAGGCTGTCGCTGGTCTTCTTCGGCTTCACCAACTGCCCCGATGTGTGTCCCGATACGCTGGGCCAGCTGGCAACGGCCGTCGAGCGTCTCGAATTGATGCGCGTGGAGAAACTGCCGCAGGTGGTGTTCGTGTCCGTCGACCCGGAGCGGGACGGCGGCCAGACCATGCGCGACTACGTGGAATGGTTCGACGAGGACTTCCGCGCTGTGACCGGCGACGACGAAGCGCTGGACACGGTTACCCGCCAACTCGGCGCGCTGTACATCCGCCAGGCGCCGGACGACTCCGGCTTCTACAGCGTGGATCACTCCGGCATGGTCGTCATCGTCGATGGCGAGGGCCGGATGATCGGCCGGTTCGCCCAGCCGATCGACACGGAAGCGATGATCGCCGACCTGTTCGAACTGGTTCGCCGGAGTGGCTGA